The Mauremys reevesii isolate NIE-2019 linkage group 1, ASM1616193v1, whole genome shotgun sequence genome segment ACATGATTATTTTCCAGCCACTGCAAAACAAACCCAACCAGGGGCCAGACATGTATttactggagggggaggggaagcggaCTTGTTCGGTGTGCATAGGGTgctgctttttattattatttattgttattattcctGCCCTCTAATAATACGGTTTTCAAACAACAACAGCAAGTTTTGTTGTTGCGGTTATTGTTAGAAATTAGAAAGGAACCATGAAGCCGTATAGCCCCTGCTCTGCAATGCACATGCAGAGGCAGTCTGATCTCTCCGCTCTATACAAGTGGTTTAAAACACCAAATagctgtttggtgttttttttctctctctcttccctcccccccgggaCGAAATAGCACCATTATCAACAGTGTATTTGGTTTTTCTCTGTCCCTTTCGATTATTTGGCGGATTTGCTTttgcagcagaggagagaaaagggggaggggagcggcAGTATAGGCaggtccccccccccttcatgttTTAAGCGCGTTGTTTTGCTTGTTGGTTTTTCCCGAGAAGGACGACTGGAGCGGGCAGAGGCAGGCTGGCTCCggcggctcccctgcctcttcccccgatCGCTTCCCCAGCAAAAAGAAACAGCGAAAAAGGGTTTCAATGAACCCCCCGTTTCCAGCCTTGCTCCCGCTTGGTGGCTGGAGCTGCGGCAGCCCCACTCCGCCTCCCCCTGTGGCCGAGCTCCGGGGTGGGGTTGTGCTGGGGGGGACAGAGCCCggcgctgctgccgccgccgccgcccagCCTTGGTGCGGGAGGGGGAGGCGGGAAGGACCCGGGGAAGCGCGAGCCGCTATTAGCCGCTCGTAGGGGGACGCCAGGATGGATGAGGCCAGTTTGACCAATGAGCTGGCGCCTGGAGAATGACCGGGCTGCTGTTAAAGGGGCGTTTGAAGAGGCGCTGCCAGTCCAGCCGGAGAGTAAGAGACAGAGGCTGgaagaaggggggtggggaggggaaaaaataaaagcagcagcagcagcacccaccGAAATAAACAGAGGCGGAGAGACCCTGGAGGAAACTAGCCCCCCGCACTGAGGGAGCAGCCGGGCGCAGGAGGAGAAGGGCTCCCGTCCCCCAGCCCGCTCCAGAGAGGCGTGATCAtctgcaggggctgcgggtcctGCTGCGGAGCCCCCCCCGCTCGGCTCGGGGACCCAGAGAGGGGATCACTTTTTATTGTTATTGTTTTTAATCCgcatctcccccctcctcctcctcctctcccctcccaccatcacccccaccccagctcagacCCAACTTAAAGCGAGACAGGAGGCTCCAGGGCGAGGACAGAGCCGCGGCTGGTTCGTTCATCTGTGGGAATTCGTTCCTGCGAGTTTACTACGCGAGACACATCTCATGCCCAGCCGAGAAGAAGAGGAATAAAaaagaggcggggggaggggacaccCCAGCcgcaggaggagagggggggagCCAGCGAggtgtgggggagcagggaggcatCAAAGGGGCCAGCGCTTCTGGGGGTGCGGGGCTCAGGGCGGAGGTTGGCGGCAGTGACATTTCCTTGGCagggtgtgagtgtgtgtgtgtgtattgcagGGAAAGGCAACGCGATTgtcccccctccttccttccctccccccgctccccctcctctgccctgcccgcccgcccccgcctCAGCTCCTTTAATACACTTTGGTTCTCCGCCTGGCTTTGGACTCGTCTCTCTGtggctcgctcgctcgctcgctcggcggctgctgctgctgcggctcgGTGCAGCGGGGGGAAGCCTggtccctggatcctcctcctgctgctgctgctgctgccgggtGGTGGCCGGGAAGGAAGAGGAGCGGCCGCGGGGGAGGCAGCGGAGAGGAGCGGCAGGACCATGCTGCTGGACGCCGGaccccagttccctgccattgGAGTGGGCACTTTCGCTCGGCACCATCACTCGGCCGCCGCCGAGATGCAGGACCGGGAGCTGAGCCTGGCGGCGCAGAACAGCTTTGTGGACTCGGCAGCCCACATGGGGGCTTTTAAACTCAACCCCGGGGCCCACGATCTGTCCCCCGGCCAGAGCTCGGCTTTCACCTCGCAGGCTCCCGGCTACCCGGCGGCAGCCTTGGGGCCCCACGCCGCCCATGTCAGCTCCTATTCCGGGGCGCCTTTCAACTCCACCCGGGACTTCTTGTTTCGCAGCCGGGGCTTTGGGGACTCGTCTCCGGCCGGCGGCCAGCACGGGATCTTTGGCCCTGCGGCCGGGACCCTCCATCACCCGCACACGGACGCTCAGAGCCACATCCTCTTCCCCGCCATTCACGACCAGCACGGCCCCCACGCCTCCCAAAACGTCCTGAACGGCCAGATGCGGCTGGGTTTGCCCGGGGAGGTCTTCGCCCGATCGGATCAATACCGCCAGGTCTCTagccccaggactgatccctatTCGGCGGCTCAGCTGCACAACCAGTATGGCCCCATGAATATGAATATGGGCATGAACATGGCAGctcaccaccatcaccacccagGTGCCTTTTTTCGATACATGAGACAACAGTGCATCAAGCAAGAGCTGATCTGCAAGTGGATCGACCCCGAGCAGCTGAACAACCCCAAAAAGAGTTGCAATAAAACTTTTAGCACCATGCACGAGCTGGTCACCCATGTCTCGGTGGAACATGTTGGGGGACCCGAGCAGAGCAACCATATCTGTTATTGGGAGGAGTGTCCCCGGGAAGGCAAACCTTTCAAAGCCAAATACAAACTGGTCAATCATATCCGAGTGCACACGGGAGAGAAGCCCTTCCCCTGTCCTTTTCCTGGCTGTGGGAAAGTTTTCGCCAGATCAGAAAACCTAAAAATCCACAAAAGGACACACACAGGTAATTATGTTTGGTTTCGAAGATTTAAAAATGGcttattggtttaaaaaaatgcactGAAAGATGCTCCCGTGTGTAAAGACTTCCATGTTCAGCATGCTGCAGCGCTTCCCGGGTGTTTTCTCCGGCTCTTTCAgtttgaaaggattttttttttactaattgcTTTATATCTGTGGTCGTTTATTAATGTGAAAACATGTATAGACTTGGCCGAACTCTTTCCCTTTCAAAGTAAATACAGGCGAGATATATTAATTGATACTATTAAAATATGGCTTGACATATGTATAGATAAAATATTGTCCGTAAGTAATGTACACATTTATATATGACTtgggtgtgtgcgtgcgtgcataGGTATTGTAAATATAACAATATCTCGTAGTAAGTGGCGAAATGTCCCTTTCAGGGAATGCTTTTCATTAAATTTAAATGGTGTGAGTGAGGGCAATAAAATTTTCTAATTTAGAAAGTGTTTTTAAAGTCTCATGTGAGGTGGTTTAGGATGGTGTTGCAACAGTTTATTAAATTATATAATAGGTAGCAGAGGATTTGAGGTTCAGAAACTTACACAAAAATCAGGTCAGACATGAGAGAACACAACACTTCCTGGTGGTAAATTGCATGAGCTGAACAGTAACAAAACAAACGCATCATCCTGCTTCATAGAGTATTCATTTACTATTACTTGCAGCTTAGAATTGTGCCAGAGTATTTCATAAAAGACAGCCAAATATTTTAGCAACTTCCACTATAAATATTTACTTGAATACGGGTAAGATCGATAGGCCTATTGTTTTCTTAAGTGTTAAGAATGATGCTAGGTGCGAGACGAGCTTTAACAAGGTTTAAAATTTGAGAAATTTATTTGCATGAAATGCCCGCACTTAAGTCATTGTGTCTGAGCGGATGTCTTTAAGAAACAATTTAGGTGCTAATGGAATTTAATGTTAAATGGTTCCCCCTCCAAATGGGTGGATGTTTGAGTTCTCACCTCCAAATTACTCTGAGCATTTGGAATTCTGGCAACAGGGTGAAGAAATAGTATGAAAATTAAATGGAGTATTTTACAGACATTTAGTTTCCCCCAGCGGATATGTGTTTACTTCCAAGATCCATACATGAAATAAAATGTGTGTAGCCTTAACTCTTTTGTTAATGGTTTATAGTTTAACAGGATATTGAATCTTATATAAAGGTGCAAAcgtctcaatttaaaaaaaaatgctttcgaGACGATTGTGTTATAGCACcagttgaaacaaaacaaaatccgtAAATACACTGGAGCCATATCGTGTCACCAGTTTTGACGGAGAACTCCCTACTGGTTTCACTGGGGAGTCCTACTTAAAAAGCAATGGCTAGATATGGCTccaatatttttgtattttatgatAAAATATCTTGTCAGTAATGAAGTGATTAGTTCATAGCTGCACATCAAGGCGTCCTCAGAAAACAATCCACACAGTGACATCAATCTTTTGTTAACCATTTTAGTGGATTTGACATTGGTAAACAAAGCATtcgaaatttttaaaaaatacagttctTCCTATTAACCCCTATTTTAAGGCAGGCATTTGTGGATTATTGTGCAATAAGTAGGGGAGAAGTCCAAGTTGATTGTTTACTATAACCAAATCCTCCTCGTTTATCTTCCAGGAGAAAAGCCTTTCCAGTGTGAATTTGAAGGCTGTGACAGACGTTTTGCCAACAGCAGCGACAGGAAGAAGCACATGCATGTCCACACTTCAGATAAGCCCTATCTGTGCAAAATGTGCGACAAATCCTACACCCACCCCAGCTCTCTGCGGAAGCACATGAAGGTATAATACCACACCGCCGTTTTTCCAGCTGACATCCTCTGAGGGGGTCGGTCTGGGAGAAGGGTTTAACTCGCATTTTCTTTATTGGGAAGGGAAACAAAAGCAGGAGCCGCCTCATCGGCAGGTTGTGAAGCCAGGGAGCCTTTGCTTGGCACAGGGGGCCGGACCGGGGCGCCTGGGAGTGAGCACTGGCCGGGGCTGCCTTGCGCACAGGGACACTTACTCCACCCTGTCTTGTTGCATTTGCTTTCCAGGTCCATGAATCTTCCCCTCAAGGCTCGGAATCGTCCCCGGCTGCCAGCTCGGGCTATGAGTCCTCCACCCCCCCGGGCCTGGTGTCCCCCAGCGCCGAGACTCAGAGCGCCACCAACCTGtccccggcggcggcggcggcggcggcggcggccgcggTGTCTGCGGTGCACAgaggcagcggcggcggcggcggcgggggaggcAGCGGCAGCGGagccggcgggggtgggggggccagcGGGAGCCACAGCGGCCTCTCCTCCAACTTCAACGAATGGTACGTGTAGGGGCCCTGCCGGACTGCTGGGCGAGGCCCCgccgaggaggaggaagaagcagaCACACCGGGAAGGTGCTGGATCCTGTTTGGTTTGGGTTTCATTCTTAACCAGCGAAAGGATTAACAACTTAAAGGGCTCTAGAGCCCAGGAGAGCAAATCCCCGCCAGAGcctccaaaacaaaaaaaatccgcCACAGCTAAACTCTTCTTGtctccccctccccgtccctctgccccagcaccctCCATCCCGACCAGCTGTGTACAGAGAGgactcctccttcctcctccaagGTGGTAAACGAAGTTTTATTCGATTCTTGGTGTATAGAAGTTCGCCCCATTTGTAAACTACGGATTGATTTTCTCCCACCCCAAAAAGTGATGGACTTTTTtcgtttctttttctctttttagttcatccattaaaaaaaaaaagtaacgtGGAAGAAAATGGTTTCTTTTGTAATTGTGATAATGAATATTGTGTTCTTTTTTAAGAGGCAATTTGATTGTAAACTTAATTCAACTATAgactggggggaaaactgtgccA includes the following:
- the ZIC2 gene encoding zinc finger protein ZIC 2, whose product is MLLDAGPQFPAIGVGTFARHHHSAAAEMQDRELSLAAQNSFVDSAAHMGAFKLNPGAHDLSPGQSSAFTSQAPGYPAAALGPHAAHVSSYSGAPFNSTRDFLFRSRGFGDSSPAGGQHGIFGPAAGTLHHPHTDAQSHILFPAIHDQHGPHASQNVLNGQMRLGLPGEVFARSDQYRQVSSPRTDPYSAAQLHNQYGPMNMNMGMNMAAHHHHHPGAFFRYMRQQCIKQELICKWIDPEQLNNPKKSCNKTFSTMHELVTHVSVEHVGGPEQSNHICYWEECPREGKPFKAKYKLVNHIRVHTGEKPFPCPFPGCGKVFARSENLKIHKRTHTGEKPFQCEFEGCDRRFANSSDRKKHMHVHTSDKPYLCKMCDKSYTHPSSLRKHMKVHESSPQGSESSPAASSGYESSTPPGLVSPSAETQSATNLSPAAAAAAAAAAVSAVHRGSGGGGGGGGSGSGAGGGGGASGSHSGLSSNFNEWYV